GCACGTTCTTATGAGAGTAAACGTCGGAAACGCGTTAGCGAGTTCGGAACAATAGATATTTTTTATTCATAAATTGATAGATTTATTATCAAAATCTCTTCTCCCTTGTCTTTTCACAAACACTGCATGTAGGGTTAGTTAGCAAGGCGTTTGGTCAAGACAGTTTGTTAGATAACAATTAGGCTAGTAGACGGTCAGGCTAACCTATCGTATGGCGTGTCTGtaaacgttagctagctagccagcaccAACATTGCCCATTTGAAACATAAAATAATATAGTTATAAAGCTACAAGGCGGGTAAGCGCAATAGGTAATAAAAGATAGTTAATGTCAATTAATATAAGAgtaactggctagctagctagctagataataGCGTGCTGTGTATGTTTAgagaaagctagctagctaggctagtctAGCTAAGCTAGTAGTAGCAGTCGTATGGCCAGAGCAAGTTAATGATGATAGCCATCTTGTCCAGCTGGTACAAAGAGTACAAATAGCGCTTAGAACTAATTAACGTATGAAGTAGAGTTTTCTATAAACTGTGTGTTTTTAGttcacccaaacctgacttatATGAATACAGTGTATAAAGTTAAGAAAAAGAACACATCGTGTGAGTCTTACCTAACGCGGTGCAATATTTCCGATGATTATATCCGTTTCCGGTTTTCACTTAATGCGTTTCAGTGGGAGGTGTTTAGTTTGCCAACGCAAGTGGTAGTTGAGTTCTTGTAACTAGTAGCTATGCGTTGTGTGGTTACTGAGTGTTTGACAATGGATATTTCTATACTATGAGGGCAACCTTGAATACCGTAATCTCCAAAGCAACAATATCTATATCCAGAAAAAATGTCTGTAATAATCCATGTAAAACAACAGACGGCACTTCCGGCCCACTGTCCAATTTCATAATCTGGTCCTAGGATAATTGGTCCACTCACCTGTGCTTCATCAGTGGACAATATAATTTGACATTACATTTGATTGCGCTTTGTTCCTATTTCAATAGTGCATTTAAGTATAGCCAACAATCCACGAAAATAAAGTGTATGGCTTTAACACTTTGGTAGGccaagtttttatttttattttttaagacaAAACCGAGCCGACAACgtagttatttatttttcactATGTGTTGTGTTGTTAGACCTAGTAAATGGACACTACATTCATAATTTAGTTATAAGACCTCCTGCACGATGTGAGCAAGTAGCCTAGACTACATTTACAAAGATATACACTACTTCACCCACCTCAAATCTTTGTCAATGGCGCTGAAAGGCGCAGTGTCCCAGAAATAAACGTTCAGCCCACACGTTTGTCAAAGTTGAGGTCTGTATTCTCACCCTGCCCGCTGAGTAAGATAATTTCCCTATGCGTAAATGGAAAATAAGGAAGACACGACTTAAGGAAGTTGTTAGTCATGCGCCTGGTTCTGGGAGACGTCTCCACATGTTGGAGAGTCCCAGCTATACGGTAATAACTGCCTGCCGCCAGACTGTGAGAATGAAAATAAGGGTCGAGTTGGAAGCGGATCATAAACACTTCACGGTGTCTAAAAGTTCCGACATCTTCGATTAAAGCTCCAGTGGATAGGATCTTATCGTGTTAATGACTCCGCGAAATTGGGTGCATTAAGGTAGGCTTTTCCATTTGTCACGGGACAGGAATTCATCGCACATCATAGAAAGCTTGGAATCAGTTGGACACGCATGTGTGTAAAATGGAAGTAGGATTGATAGGCTAGCTTACTAGGCGCGCAGCCTTCTATAATATAGTTTCCTGCTACCTGTTTGTTGTCTTCTTATCTGGATGTGGATAGTGCGTATTTAGCCTACTGTCTGTTAACCAGTAACTTTCTCACCGTGTCGAGCACACCGTCTCCGGCCTGCATGTTGAGTCACATATCTGCCGCGCGCACCAAGCCTGGACTCGCCTAGCGCGAGGCCGCCTTGTACCAACCTTCAGACTGTTGTTTCATAACTAATCTACAGTCTTActgttgtttgtctgtctcattATTCTTTCACTATTGCAGACAATAGGCGGaaatcccggggggggggggggacacgacccccccagcctgggaaaaatatgatttgacccccccaataaatcactgtatgTAATTTCAATAATATTAACAATACGCAATGAAAGCGCTTTGCtgattatggacacaatggtgctttttaatgtggtgtgttacagcagtaatgttggtgtccccctcaggaattgctcttcagaaaatgtcatataaagttgatagcagattttcgGATTTGCTGCAGACATCCTGTAATTTTTTGTAAATAACTGTTTACTCTCGTCTACTCTGGAAAATGAATACTTATTACCACATGTTTGTATAGATTTATGTGCGTGTCTttatttgtctctgtgtgtttgtgtatatgtgtgcgtgcatgtgttcatgtgtgtgtcccCGTAAGTGTAGATGCAGGGCGAGCCGTTGTATGACTTTCCggacccccagcccccagcgtTGACGTGTGCTAGACCTCAGAGAGGCTCTCTGAAGAGCATCAGTGTGCTGGACcgtctcctcctcacacaccccgTTTGGCTGCAGCTGTCAATCAACTCTGCCACTGCTCTGCATATCCTGCAGAGGGAGCCACCaggggtcagacacacacacacacacaagatatatacacacatacacacatattgaATATGCGCAgctacacacatatacatacacacacaagcacattcgtgtacacacacacacacacacacacacatacacccctaGGCAAGAGTCAGATGTTGAGTGCCCTGGTGTTGTGTTCCTAGACGTTTTTGGTGCGCAAGTCCAGCACTTCCCAGAAAAAGGTTCTGTGTGTACGTCTGGAGGATGACAGCATTCCCTCCTTCGTCAAACAGTTTGTCATCCGGGAACTGGAGTGCAGTAAgaaccccccaccaccctcacacacagtttgcacatacacaccaccGCACAACCTCACTCACATACCCACAAACATGCAACACTTGACTCATTACTTCCTCTcgtacctccctccctcccttcctctccactatcctcctccctccccctctatctaGCCTTCTCTCTGGAGAGTGCTGCCATCAGCTTCCCTGACCTCTGTCGTCTCATCGCATTCTACTGTGTCAGCAGGTAGATCTCAAGTAACGTCTGTGATCTGCATGTCGGTGATGTTTTCCAATATGTGTGATGTCTAGTCATGTCTGAACTCTAGTAATGTCCAAGACCTGATGTGATCTGTATGTCCGGTATCTAGTAATGTGTGTTATCTCTAGTAATGTGTGTGAACTCTAGAAATGTCAGTGAACTCTAGTAATGTCTCTGATCAGGGATGTATTGCCCTTCACCCTGGAGCTTCCAGTGGCCATTGCCAAAGCCACCTCCCACAAACAGCTTGAGTCCATCTCTCACATGGGTGTGGGTGAGTACCGTGGCGACCATTGTGACGCCTAACCTCATCCAGGGTTAGttattatggtgtgtgtgtgtgttcgtcctGCAGAGTTCTGGAATTCCCAGCTCAACTTCCGTGGGCCGAAAGGCGAAGCAACCGAGGAAAAGACCatgccccctctcccctcccctgaaTATTGCTCCACCCCTCAAGGAAGCCCCACACTCTTCCAGGAGTTCTGTACAATCAGAACGCGCAGCCCCAGGGAGCTGAACTGTGGGCATGAGCAGGGCGCACTCTGCTTCATCAACCCCCTCTTCCTGCAATCCCAGGATGCATTGTACCGACGTCACCAGTTCAAACGCAGCTTGAAGGTGCGAGTCTCCACGGAAACCTCCGGGCCCTTGTCCCCGCCTGtggctccaccacctccccctcctctgttggCCAAGACTAAGGGAAGGGGATGCCGGGGAGGCAAGGGGGGGCAGAAGACTCCGTTAGCTGTTGGGAGCAATGAGGGGAAAAGGGGGATGACTGtggagggggttaggggagAAACTGTGGCGGGAACACCATGTATAGACCCTCAGACAGCCTCATCCACAAAGTGCTTCCAGCCCATCCCATTGCTGCCTCCTAAAAAGAAGACAAGCTGCAGCCTCATGCCTCAAACTCTGTCTCCAACCACAGAAGAAGATTACCACATaccccccaccctgtctcctACCACAGAGCAAGACTACCACATCCCCAAAATGCTGctcaagggaggggagggaggagggcaggggcgaggagggggaagggaagggcgaggagaagaggaaggaggaggagaggggggagcaggaaaGGAGGGAACGCAAAACGCAATAGAGAGTGAATTAGCTGAGACATCAAAAGTACAGAGAGAAAAGTCAGAAGAGAGGGACGAGGAGGCGGAGCCAGGCCaggagcaggaagaagaggcgctgctGTGTGTCACGCAGGAGAACAGGCTAGCCCCCTCTCTGAGCGAGCTGGAGAGCTGTAGCTCCCTAAGCAGCCTAGAGGAGGCGGTAGAGAGCCCACAGCGACCGCCATTCACCAGGGGCTCCAgtaaccccacccctccacgCCAGCCAGGCTCTGCCCTCAGGAAACTGAGCGCTGCGTTCGTGTCGTTCTTCGTGCCCGGGCGCCGTGTGGCGAGGATGGTGGAGGATCTGGcggtggacagacagacggctTTCGGGGCGCTAGTCCAGGACTTCCTCCGgctgcagagggaggaggagctgaagccCAAAAGCCAATCAGACGCAGTTGAGCTGCTGCAAAAGCTCCGCCTCTTCCTATCCAGTGCTAAGAGCTTCCTGCTGGATAGTGGAGAGCTGGAGCCTCCTATAGAGACCTTGGTGCCTGAGGAAGAGATAGGTGGGCCTGCTGTATGACATGCTGCACCATCCACCCTTCATATCTTGATACACCATAACTACAACAATGTTCTACCAAGTTACAGCAGTGTAACAACAATGTAACAACTTGAAAGTTTCCTGGTGCATCAGGTGTAGGGGTAGTTCTGTGCTTTGTAAAAACGTTGAAAgggtgtttctttgtgtgtgtatgcatgtgtttgtgtgtgtgaagatgtcGTGTTGGAGAAGGCCCTGTATCGCTGTGTGCTGAAGCCACTGCAGCCCCAGCTCAACGCCACACTGCAGACGCTACAGCAGCGAGACGGCTCCGCCCCCAGCCTGGAGCGCTGCCTGCGATTGGCCAGAGAGGGGAACCCGGAAGAGCAGTTTGGGGTGGGTGGGGACGTGGCGGCGGCGGTGGCGGCGGGGCTGGAGAAGGTGAAGAGGAAGTTGCGTGTGCTCAGGCGAGCATATTCTCCGTTGGACAAGATGGcgctgctgctgcaggtgtgCAAGTTGGTCTACAGCACCATGAGGAGCAGCTCGGCACCAGGTCAGAACCTCAGAAATATAGAACCATAGAACCCTTAGAACTATAGAGCCATAGAACCCTCAGAACTACAGAAGAGAAGAGTCAATTtaaggccccgtccacactagcccaggtaaatttagaaacgcatacatacagtgccctccaaaagtattggaacagtgaggcgaattcctttatttttgctgtagactgaaaacatttgggcttgacatcaaataatgaacgtgagaccagagatcaacgtttcagcttttatttccaggtatttacatcaggatctgatgcacaactaagaaaatatcacattttgtttgaatccacccatttgtcatgtgagcaaaagtattggaacagatatacttaaaacatatttaagtgaataagacttaatatttagttgcaaatcctttgctttcaataactgcagcaagtctgtgacccattgacgtcaccaaactttaacattcttcctttttgatgctttcccaggctttcactgcagcctctttcagttgttgtttgttttgtggggttcctcccttcagtctcctcttaagcaggtaaaatgcatgctctatagggtttaagtctggagattgacttggccagtctaataccttccatttcttgcccctgatgaactcctttgttgttttggcagtgtgttttgggtcgttatcttgctgcatgatgaaggctctgccaatcagtttggttgcatctttccttaaattggcagacaaaatgtttctgtagacttccgagttcattttgctgctgccatcatgtgttacatcctcaatgaagattaatgagcccgtcctagaagaagccatgcaagcccaagccatgacattacctccaccgtgtttcacagatgagcttgtgtgtttgggatcatgagcagttcctttctttctccaaactttagcctttccatcactttggtaaaagttaatctttgtctcatcagtccataaaactttgtcccagaatttttgaggttcatctctgtactttttggcaaattccagcctggccttcctattcttcttgctaatgagtggtttgcatcttctggtgtagcccttgtacttttgttcatgaagtcttctgcgaacagtagatagtgataccttcactcctgccatctggaggttgttgctgatctcactaacagttgttttagggtctttctttacagctctcacaatgtttctgtcatcaactgctgatgttttccttggtctacctgttcgacgtctgttacttagtacaccagtagttttcttcttcttcaggacattccaaatggttgtactggctatggccaatgtttctgcaatggctctgattgattttccatcttctctaagactcacaattgcttgtttttcacccaaagacagcgctccggttttcatgttgttttcacctctgaatacagtctgcatagacaaaacctatcttacccaatctgaacctgagtgtagacattcagtggtatttattgattgaataatgtatgtaataggacacacctgggcaacaaaacacacctgtcagtcatatgttccaatacttttgctcacgtgacaaatgggtgggttcgaacaaaaaggtgatattttctaatttgtgcatcagatcctgatgtaaatacctggaaataaaagctgaaacgttgatctctggtttcacattcatcgtttgatgtcaagcccaaatgttttcagtctacagcaaaaataaaggaattggcctcactgttccaatacttttggagggcactgtatgtctgcgtttgcacctcccgtccacactaatacggcgtattcggatactgaaaacggagcttttcgaatacgctcccctagccggagacatttgaaaacgccgggtacgcgtagtagtgtggacggggtccccggagcttttcagatacgatgatgcTCAGTTGCCATGGCACTGGAGTAGCTTGCGCTCTAGAGGTTATAACGTCAAGATGgaaagtgaaagaaatatgctgctccgtCTCTATAACTTACTTATAAGTTAGGGTAACTGTTTTTtgtatgacagttttttttaaccttAAAACAAGTGTCAGTCTCAGCTGATTGCGTGCATGTCAACCATCATATATTCATCCTATATAACCTCAATTTTATGACCATCCGAACTATATAATATCAGAACTAGAAAAACCACAGAGTTGTAGAACCTCAGAACAATcaaacctttacctcataacatATGATACATTATACAGTATAAGGTTGCTGTTGCAATACCCTAGTTGTTTACCCTCTTTTCCATTGTGATGAATTAAATACTGTTTTGACCACTGGGGGAGGGGTCTTGCACCTGGGGATAATATAGTTAAGAGCCAATCAACACTGGCTACATTAAACCCACCTGGATCACTGTGGTTTGAAATGgcagtaaatgtaaataaatattcCAGTTTTTGTACAGTCGAGAAAGGGGCTGTAGAGGActgtagagtagagcagagttgaggactgtagagcagagcagaggacagtAGTGCAGACGACtatagagcagagtagagttgAGGACTGTAGAGTCTAGGACTGTAGTCGAGGACTGTAGAGTCGAGGACTGTAGAGTCAAGGACTGTAGAGCACAGCAGATGACTGTAGAGCAGACGAttgtagagcagag
The genomic region above belongs to Hypomesus transpacificus isolate Combined female chromosome 20, fHypTra1, whole genome shotgun sequence and contains:
- the rin1a gene encoding ras and Rab interactor 1; its protein translation is MQGEPLYDFPDPQPPALTCARPQRGSLKSISVLDRLLLTHPVWLQLSINSATALHILQREPPGTFLVRKSSTSQKKVLCVRLEDDSIPSFVKQFVIRELECTFSLESAAISFPDLCRLIAFYCVSRDVLPFTLELPVAIAKATSHKQLESISHMGVEFWNSQLNFRGPKGEATEEKTMPPLPSPEYCSTPQGSPTLFQEFCTIRTRSPRELNCGHEQGALCFINPLFLQSQDALYRRHQFKRSLKVRVSTETSGPLSPPVAPPPPPPLLAKTKGRGCRGGKGGQKTPLAVGSNEGKRGMTVEGVRGETVAGTPCIDPQTASSTKCFQPIPLLPPKKKTSCSLMPQTLSPTTEEDYHIPPTLSPTTEQDYHIPKMLLKGGEGGGQGRGGGREGRGEEEGGGEGGAGKEGTQNAIESELAETSKVQREKSEERDEEAEPGQEQEEEALLCVTQENRLAPSLSELESCSSLSSLEEAVESPQRPPFTRGSSNPTPPRQPGSALRKLSAAFVSFFVPGRRVARMVEDLAVDRQTAFGALVQDFLRLQREEELKPKSQSDAVELLQKLRLFLSSAKSFLLDSGELEPPIETLVPEEEIDVVLEKALYRCVLKPLQPQLNATLQTLQQRDGSAPSLERCLRLAREGNPEEQFGVGGDVAAAVAAGLEKVKRKLRVLRRAYSPLDKMALLLQVCKLVYSTMRSSSAPGRDFGADDFLPVLSYFLVQVNQPEVLTEVIYMMELLDPAYLTGEGGYYLTSVYASLCLIQSDSTPPGGVTREARQSLKAWSRRRSNEAQQHQQQQRCVRVLFQNDQISELRTVQWKSEVSVDQLTQVCASCFLVDQPGLYQLYWRRDGLLQPLPAHAHIKNLQGQGRSGTPLLYQRIGSSQQEMQGSGNVPLLTRGGDENQED